Proteins encoded within one genomic window of Mauremys mutica isolate MM-2020 ecotype Southern chromosome 11, ASM2049712v1, whole genome shotgun sequence:
- the VRK3 gene encoding inactive serine/threonine-protein kinase VRK3 isoform X2 has protein sequence MINFCPQCGQKVETAFHFCPVCGNKLPKEDNEEPMQLTPDASLSSLKALRQNEPVPETRKTVEWISSEKIPASTSTEEEVRSPQAASPSTKVASKAKFSSRSPRRLKSTSVAPLPEGKILTDQNSKQWKLGKLLNQSVCGLMYEAQSASGACPQKQRYFLKLDAKDGRIYNEQIFLQRAAKKITVDKWKRMHSVPLLGIPNCIGFGLHESNYRFLVFPELGRTVQSILDDGTNLLTEKPVFQIAIRVLDSLEYIHGNEYVHGDITAENIYVNPDDLTEVTLAGYCFAFRYCPGGKHVAQHEGSRTPHEGTIEFMSLDGHRGAGPSRRSDLQSLGYCMVKWLCGVLPWTDDLADVHKVMEQKERYKTDVVGLLRLCFGRKPIPDALHNYLQQALALAFEEEPDYEALRKLLGKPLEMKRASAYDSVDLKVVP, from the exons ATGATCAACTTTTGCCCGCAATGTGGCCAAAAGGTAGAGACGGCATTTCATTTCTGCCCTGTCTGTGGGAATAAGCTGCCTAAAGAAGATAATGAGGAACCAATGCAACTCACTCCAGATGCGTCTCTGTCCTCTCTGAAAG CCCTGAGGCAGAATGAGCCAGTTCCAGAAACAAGAAAGACAGTGGAGTGGATATCTTCTGAGAAAATACCAGCTTCCACTTCGACTGAAGAGGAGGTTCGGAGCCCACAGGCTGCTTCCCCAAGTACCAAGGTGGCATCGAAGG CAAAGTTCAGTTCCCGATCTCCCCGGCGGCTCAAGTCCACCTCCGTGGCACCTCTCCCAGAGGGCAAGATCCTGACCGACCAGAACAGCAAGCAGTGGAAACTGGGGAAGCTTCTGAACCAGAGCGTGTGTGGGCTGATGTATGAAG CACAATCAGCATCTGGAGCCTGCCCTCAAAAGCAAAGATACTTTCTCAAACTT GACGCCAAAGATGGCAGGATCTACAATGAGCAGATCTTCCTGCAGCGAGCAGCAAAGAAAATCACAG TGGATAAGTGGAAGAGGATGCACTCGGTACCCTTGCTGGGGATCCCAAATTGCATTGGCTTTGGACTCCATGAGAGTAACTACAG GTTTCTGGTGTTCCCTGAATTAGGGCGAACTGTTCAGTCAATCCTGGACGATGGCACAAACCTACTGACGGAGAAACCGGTTTTTCAGATCGCCATTAGGGTG CTAGACTCCCTGGAGTACATCCATGGAAACGAGTATGTGCATGGGGACATCACAGCAGAGAACATCTATGTGAACCCAGACGACCTCACAGAG gtCACCCTGGCGGGTTACTGCTTTGCATTCCGATACTGCCCGGGAGGAAAGCATGTGGCTCAGCATGAAGGCAGCAGGACTCCTCACGAGGGCACCATTGAGTTCATGAGCCTGGATGGGCACAGAGGAGCTG GACCATCTCGCCGGAGTGACCTGCAGTCTCTGGGCTACTGCATGGTGAAGTGGCTGTGTGGCGTCCTGCCCTGGACTGATGACCTGGCTGATGTGCACAAGGTCATGGAGCAGAAAGAGAG GTACAAAACAGACGTGGTCGGGCTTCTGCGACTGTGCTTCGGCCGAAAACCGATTCCAG ATGCCCTGCACAACTACCTGCAGCAAGCCCTGGCCTTGGCCTTTGAAGAGGAGCCAGACTACGAGGCACTGCGAAAGCTCTTGGGGAAGCCGCTGGAGATGAAGAGAGCTTCAGCTTATGACTCGGTGGACCTCAAGGTGGTGCCTTAG
- the VRK3 gene encoding inactive serine/threonine-protein kinase VRK3 isoform X1, translated as MGRRGRGGRRLPLLAERAGAGRRAIPAARPSPAAAAPRGVSRPRRPRRQASCAARDGAAHGMINFCPQCGQKVETAFHFCPVCGNKLPKEDNEEPMQLTPDASLSSLKALRQNEPVPETRKTVEWISSEKIPASTSTEEEVRSPQAASPSTKVASKAKFSSRSPRRLKSTSVAPLPEGKILTDQNSKQWKLGKLLNQSVCGLMYEAQSASGACPQKQRYFLKLDAKDGRIYNEQIFLQRAAKKITVDKWKRMHSVPLLGIPNCIGFGLHESNYRFLVFPELGRTVQSILDDGTNLLTEKPVFQIAIRVLDSLEYIHGNEYVHGDITAENIYVNPDDLTEVTLAGYCFAFRYCPGGKHVAQHEGSRTPHEGTIEFMSLDGHRGAGPSRRSDLQSLGYCMVKWLCGVLPWTDDLADVHKVMEQKERYKTDVVGLLRLCFGRKPIPDALHNYLQQALALAFEEEPDYEALRKLLGKPLEMKRASAYDSVDLKVVP; from the exons ATGGGGAGACGCGGCCGAGGCGGCAGGAGGTTGCCGCTGCTGGCAGAGCGGGCGGGCGCCGGGCGCCGAGCGATCCCCGCGGcccgccccagcccggctgcagcGGCCCCGCGCGGTGTGTCCAGGCCGCGGCGGCCCAGGCGACAGGCGAGCTGCGCGGCCCGGGACGGGGCAGCGCACGG AATGATCAACTTTTGCCCGCAATGTGGCCAAAAGGTAGAGACGGCATTTCATTTCTGCCCTGTCTGTGGGAATAAGCTGCCTAAAGAAGATAATGAGGAACCAATGCAACTCACTCCAGATGCGTCTCTGTCCTCTCTGAAAG CCCTGAGGCAGAATGAGCCAGTTCCAGAAACAAGAAAGACAGTGGAGTGGATATCTTCTGAGAAAATACCAGCTTCCACTTCGACTGAAGAGGAGGTTCGGAGCCCACAGGCTGCTTCCCCAAGTACCAAGGTGGCATCGAAGG CAAAGTTCAGTTCCCGATCTCCCCGGCGGCTCAAGTCCACCTCCGTGGCACCTCTCCCAGAGGGCAAGATCCTGACCGACCAGAACAGCAAGCAGTGGAAACTGGGGAAGCTTCTGAACCAGAGCGTGTGTGGGCTGATGTATGAAG CACAATCAGCATCTGGAGCCTGCCCTCAAAAGCAAAGATACTTTCTCAAACTT GACGCCAAAGATGGCAGGATCTACAATGAGCAGATCTTCCTGCAGCGAGCAGCAAAGAAAATCACAG TGGATAAGTGGAAGAGGATGCACTCGGTACCCTTGCTGGGGATCCCAAATTGCATTGGCTTTGGACTCCATGAGAGTAACTACAG GTTTCTGGTGTTCCCTGAATTAGGGCGAACTGTTCAGTCAATCCTGGACGATGGCACAAACCTACTGACGGAGAAACCGGTTTTTCAGATCGCCATTAGGGTG CTAGACTCCCTGGAGTACATCCATGGAAACGAGTATGTGCATGGGGACATCACAGCAGAGAACATCTATGTGAACCCAGACGACCTCACAGAG gtCACCCTGGCGGGTTACTGCTTTGCATTCCGATACTGCCCGGGAGGAAAGCATGTGGCTCAGCATGAAGGCAGCAGGACTCCTCACGAGGGCACCATTGAGTTCATGAGCCTGGATGGGCACAGAGGAGCTG GACCATCTCGCCGGAGTGACCTGCAGTCTCTGGGCTACTGCATGGTGAAGTGGCTGTGTGGCGTCCTGCCCTGGACTGATGACCTGGCTGATGTGCACAAGGTCATGGAGCAGAAAGAGAG GTACAAAACAGACGTGGTCGGGCTTCTGCGACTGTGCTTCGGCCGAAAACCGATTCCAG ATGCCCTGCACAACTACCTGCAGCAAGCCCTGGCCTTGGCCTTTGAAGAGGAGCCAGACTACGAGGCACTGCGAAAGCTCTTGGGGAAGCCGCTGGAGATGAAGAGAGCTTCAGCTTATGACTCGGTGGACCTCAAGGTGGTGCCTTAG